GTGGAGAGTTGGGACCCCCTTCTCCCAACTGACTGGGCTCCTTGGAGTTCAGAAAAGCTTGGGGTCATCATGAGGGACAGCTGGACATTCAGCCACCTCTCAGATCCCACCACCCAGACCCAAACTGTGAAGGAGTTGTCCAGAgtctgcactcattatgccaccACCATTCCTCCTGGTCCTCTGTGCCTGGGAAGGAGGTGAGGTCTTAGAGAGCTGGGCTCAGGTGCCTCTGGCCACCTTGTTGAGCTCTCTTTGTCTGGAACAAGGAATAAATATATCaccagaaggagggaaggaggagctgAGACCCAgagtggagagggagagaaagtggGCACTACTGTATAGGACACTACTGGCTCCAGTGTCGGGGAAGGGGAGCCTGGGCTCTCCCCTAACCCCCATGGCTTTGGACAGGTGCTCAGGGTTCTCTCTCTTGCACTGGTGAGTGGCTTCTCAGAGACCTCGGTCCAGTAGGGGGCCCTGCATGATCAGAGGAAGCTGGGAAGACTTCCCAGAGGAGGCCATCCTTGAGCTGGGCCTCAGAAGATAAGTGGAGATAGGTAAGAGTGTGGAAGGTGTTTTGGATCAGACAAAGGGTGTGGGACAGAGGCTTGAAGCAGGAATGAGCATGGCCTGAGGGGGAGGGGGCCAGCCAGTAAGCAGTCTAGCTGCTGAGATGAGGTGAGAAAGCATTTGTTTCCTTGGAAGGGGCCTTGAATGCCCAGCAAGAAGTCAGAATGTACTCAGGTGAAGGTAGCAGGAGGGTTTGAGCTTCAGTAAAGATGGTGGAGATAGAGGATGGCTCAGGTTGGGTGggagagatgtgagttcaggGTAGAGTGAGAAGTTTCAAGGGTCCCCAGTTTTAGTGGTCTGAGGAAGGAGAGATGACAGACCTCCTAGTATAAAAGCAAAGAGTTTCTGCCCCCACGGACCGGATAGCTCCCTTCCTGCCTTCTGATTAGTGAGTTCCACCTCCTCCGGATCCAGGTCATCTTCAGATACTAGTGACCCAGGCAATCTTTCCTGGGATCTCACCTCAGGTCCTTGTGCCGCTACTGTTAGACCTCCTACCCTTGATCTTGAGAGTGAGGTAAGACTGAGTCTTCCCTCAGTTCTGGTTGCAAAGTCCCGCAATGGAGGAGGGGAAGCAGACTGCCCAACCCACCCCATCTAAACATCGAGAGTTGACCTCCAAGCTTCCCAATGCCCCTAAACTCTGGGGTTTCTTCACTCACTACTGACTGCAGTACAAGTAGGTGACCAGGCCCTGCCTCACTTGCTAGGAACACAGTGCCTTGAGCCTGCCAGAGCTGCCACACACCCCTCCCTGGGAATGCTCCTGAGAAGCCCTAGCCGAGGCTACTTGGGAAGCTCAGCCCTGGGGTCAGGGTTTGGGTGGAGTGACTGGGTGCTTTGTGTGCACATCTGTGCATTGCTGGGCAGTATGGGTCTCATGGGAGTGAGCCATTGTTGTTCACGCCTCTCTGCAGGTAGGTTGGAGGTATGTGTAGGTTTCTGAGTGTGTACAGGTGAGCAAGAGGGTATGAAAGGAAAGGTGGGGGTGATTGTGTTGGGACCTCAGAGCTGAGGTTCTGGAAGGCCTTAGTTTCCCTGTGAAGGGCTTGTCTGCTCTGGAAGGGAGCTTAGGCAagtggggacacacacacacacacagacacacacacacacacgtgctcatTCCCCTCCTCCAGCCAGACTTGCCCAGGAAGTACCCCTCAGCTTGGGCTGGCTAGTGGGCTCCCAGCTACACAAAGCCCAGCTTGCAGTCCCCCAGCTTTGTTTTCTCCCTCAACAGAGAGAAGGGGGGAGCTGGTTGCGCAGAACCACTTTGTAACCTCTGATCAGCAGGACCACCATGGGGGCAGGCTCTAAAGAGCTTCCTTCCTCACTGGTCACCCCCCTCTCCACACCCCCTCTTGTTGACCACCCAAGGAGCTGGATTGGAATGGGAACAATCAAAGGAGCCGGAGTTTATTAGACCCCTACACTGGCTCTGCCTCGTGGTTTATCTCTCTGCATaccaaaaccaggaaattaaGCCTCCAAGAGTGGTAACTGACCTCAGATCACATTTGATGGATGTAGGAGGGGATTCTAATGCAGATCTGTTCTTGTCTTCATCCACTGTGACCCTGTCCTGGGGGCAAGTTATTTGAGGCTCAGAGAATGTCCCAGTGTTGCCATTCACTGGAATTCCAAGGGTCAAGCATGAGGTGGGGATGGGCCTCCAGCTTGCCTAGAGCCTGGAATAGTAGAGGGTGCTGAACTGGAAAGGAAGGTGGAGCTCAGGTGGTACAGGGCCTAGATGATGGGGACAGAGCACATTGGCTTTATCCTAAGGGCTGTGGGGAGCCTTGGAGAAGTTTCCAGAAGCAGAGGGTATTGTTATTTTGGGAAGGATCCCTTGGGCTACTTAGGCAGAGAATGGATTCAAGGAGACAAGGTGGGACAGAACGAAAAAAGGGGGCTGCTTCAGTGTCCAGGTAAGAGGAAGAATGCTGGGCAAGGGCagtgagaaaggaagggaggctAGGGAGTAATATCTGCACATGCGAGCTGAGGCCTGATCTCAAGCAGACAGAAGGACATCAGGGCTGGGGCTGGTCTCAGCTGACTTACCAACAGGGTCCTGACCTTACTGTGTGCCAGCTGAGTGACTTTGcgggaagcaacttagcattactagatctcagtttcctcatctctaaagtggGGATCATAAGCCACGTTTGATAGGGTTGCTATGAGGGGTCAGGGAGATGACAGCTGTGAAAGAGTTGGACCTCAGGAGCTCAGCCAGAGGGTCCAAGCCTCCCAGAGATGAGCCTAGGAAGGGAGGGCTGCTGATGCTGTGAAGTCAGGAGTCAGGAGCCTGGATCTCATCCAGGCCATGGTGACCCAGGGTTGTCTCAGGCTGAACTGGGCCATGGTGGCATTTACTGGCTGTCCATCCTTCCCTGACCAGGCTGTGACTCTGGTTTTGGCAACGCGACGGCCAAGAAGCTTGACGCCATGGGCTTCACAGTGTTGGCCACCGTGTTGGATCTGAATAGCCCTGGCGCCCTAGAGCTGCGTGCCTGCTGTTCTTCTCGTCTGCAGCTGCTGCAGATGGACCTGACCAAGCCAGCAGACATTAGCCGTGTGCTGGAGTTCACCAAGGTCCACACCGCCAGCACTGGTCAGTAAGCTCAACTTCGCCAGGAAAGGGCATGGCTGGGCAGATGTGAAGGGGCCAGGATTGGAGGTGTGCGGTGGGACTGACCCgcagcttccctcctggctccatGCCCTCAGGTCTGTGGGGCCTGGTCAACAATGCGGGCCAGAACATCTTCGTGGCGGATGCAGAGCTGTGTCCGGTGGCCACTTTCCGCACCTGCATGGAGGTGAACTTCTTTGGTGCACTAGAGATGACCAAAGGCCTCTTGCCACTGCTGCGTCGTTCGAGTGGTCGCATTGTGACCGTAAGCAGCCCAGCAGGTGAGGGTCCTCCCGCACTGGAGCAGAAAAGATGCCTCTGCTGGGCAGGGAGAGATACTGGAGTCCCCGGCCCAGGCTGAGGCATCCGCcactcccaatccatccccagGAGACATGCCGTTTCCATGCTTGGCTGCCTATGGGACCTCCAAAGCAGCCTTGGCATTGCTCATGGGCAATTTTAGCTGTGAACTTCTGCCCTGGGGTGTCAAGGTCAGCATCATCCAGCCTGCCTGCTTCAAGACAGGTGAGGCTCAgggatttgggggtggggcctgtcgggggagaggaggaaggcagggtgGGTGTGGTCTTCTCTGGAGTGGGATTGGGTCTGAGGAATGGGCCTGACTTTGGCTGGGGGCGGGTCTCAGGTTGTGAGTTAGAGACCTGGGTCTGGGTTTGGCTTCCCTCTCTGACCCCTTTCTGGCCTTGGCACTCCTTCCGCAGAGTCAGTGAAGGACGTGCACCAGTGGGAAGAGCGCAAGCAGCAGCTGCTGGCCACCCTGCCGCAAGAGCTGCTGCAGGCCTATGGTGAGGACTACATCGAGCACTTGAATGGGCAGTTCCTGCACTCTCTGAGCCAGGCCCTGCCAGACCTCAGCCCGGTGGTAGATGCCATCACCGATGCGCTGCTGGCGGCCCAGCCACGCCGCCGCTATTACCCAGGTCATGGCCTGGGGCTCATATACTTCATCCACTACTACCTGCCTGAGGGCCTGCGGCAGCGTTTCCTGCAGTCCTTCTTCATCAGTCCCTATGTGCCAAGAGCACTACAGGCTGGCCAGCCTGGCCTTACCTCTGCCCGGGACATAGCCCAGGACCAAGGCCCCAGACTGGACCCCTCTCCCACTGCCCAGTGAGCAGGGCACATGTAGAGCAGCTCCAGCAGAGGAGGTTCCTTGTGCCCTTGCTCTTCTTCCAGGTATTCTGACCCCCAAGGTCTGCCCTAGAGCCTGGCCCAAAGGACCCCAACCCATGCACTGCCGATGCCACAGGCCAGGCCTGGTGAGGTGAAGGCTTTCCAGTGAACTCTGGGCCTCTCCTGCTTCATGAGCCCAAACAGACCCTCCTGGGCACAAGGCTCCACCATGCAGCTTGCAGAACCTAGCTGGATGGGAAGTTTAGTTCAAGGCTTAACTAGAGCCTTAGCTAGGATCCTACAGACAGTGCCTCTGCAAACTAAGGCGAGATTAGGTAGGTTGGGGACCCCCTCAGGATTATTTCTTGGCACCAGTGCCTCAGTGCTGTGATTTGAAGGGTGAATCCTGTTTCTTGACTGGCTCAAGGATTAGGGCCCTGACCACCCACCCCAAACCCCTCAAGCCACAGGGAGGCTACATACTCACCTGATTGACACTTTTTgaataaagataaatttttatttctcctagaATGGGGGAAATGCTCTGTTTGGCTAGTGACAGGCTGTGGCCGTGTGACAGACCAGAAACTGCCTGGGCAACCCCCAGGGCTCAGCATGGGGGCCTGGGCACAGGACCTGGTTTACATCCAACCCCCTtcagtgaccttgggcagatcacGTATCCATAGGTTTCCTCAGAGTGAAACGGGGGTAATGACCCCAGCCCAGGGAGTTGTGGTGCTCAATGAAGCAAACAGGGAGCCCTAGGGGCCCTCTAGAGCCAGAAGCCCACTCCATGGGCCTGTTGGAGCCTCCAGCAGAGAAAGGGGCCATTTGCCACCAACCTCCCGCCCCGAGGAGCCTGGCTGCACAGGGACAAGGCCAGCCAAGGGCTGCCACCCAAGGAAGGGAGGTAGAAGGCTTAGGTGGGGGTGGGCTCAGGAGGCCTGAGGCAAGTTGGGGATCTGGGAGAGGGGCCAGGGCCCAAAGGAGACAGAAGACAGCTGGGCTTAGAGAAGTTTTTATTATCTTGGAAGGGCAGAGCTACTCCCCCATTTCCCAAGAACACACATACTTTATCCTGGCCATGGCTCTGGGGGGGGCCCACTGAGGGAAGAGAAGGTTCACACTCCCCCCAGGGGTTCTTGGGTTAGGGAGGGACACAAAAGTGACCACATGCTTCTCAGACACGTCAGCGGCTGTAAACACAGGGCTGAGGGGGCCTCCTTACTCTGGAGGTGGGGGCTTGGTCCATCCTTGGTGTGGGAGCAGGTGCCCAGCCCCCCTGCAGGCCCAAGAGCGGTCTCAGAGAGGGTCAGGGAGGCGGGGCAGCCACGGGGACAGCATGCTCCCCCAGGGCAGGTGGGTGAGCCGTGAGCTTTGTCACAGCACAcggacacacatgtacacacacactagGGAGCCTTGGTCCAGAGTGCTAGAAGATAGGGATGTAGTTATCAATCTTGGCCCGATGGCGTTGGGCGATGCACTCGGCAATCCACACAATGTTGCGACATTCCTGCTCCTTGAGCTTCACAAAGGCATAGAAAACACCAAAGTGGAACTGGTTCAGAAACGCCAACTTGTTCAGTTTCACCTGCAGACACAGGAAGGAGTGGTGTGCAAGGGGCTGGGACCGAAGTCAGGCCTGGGCCACCAACCCCTCCCTTCGACAAGCAGGCCCAGCACTCACCTCGTGCTCGAAGAATCGGTCCTCCAGGGTTTTGTCTCCAGGGTTGCTGCCCGCACCTTCGAAAAGCAGCTTGTACTCCTGACTCAGGAGAGCGGGGGCGGGGCGTGGGGGAAAGGGAAGCATGAGCACGAGGGCGCTGTTGGGTGCGGGGTGGGGATGTGGGTGCCAACAGCCCTGCCCCCCGTCCTACAGTCAGGGCACTCACCGGGTAGTAGTCGGCCACGTTCTTGACCTGCTCATAGTCGTCAGCTCGAGCCAGCTGGGCCAGGCCCTCTGGGTAGAGCCGTCCACAGTGCGGGAAGAGCTTGGCACGGTCCTCCTTGGACAGCTCTGTGCCGAAGGAGTTAATGGTGATGATGAAAGCGCGGCGGT
Above is a genomic segment from Ovis canadensis isolate MfBH-ARS-UI-01 breed Bighorn chromosome 14, ARS-UI_OviCan_v2, whole genome shotgun sequence containing:
- the HSD11B2 gene encoding 11-beta-hydroxysteroid dehydrogenase type 2, which produces MESWPWPSGGAWLLVAARALLQLLRADLRLGRPLLAALALLAALDWLCQRLLPPLAALAVLAATGWIVLSRLARPQRLPVATRAVLITGCDSGFGNATAKKLDAMGFTVLATVLDLNSPGALELRACCSSRLQLLQMDLTKPADISRVLEFTKVHTASTGLWGLVNNAGQNIFVADAELCPVATFRTCMEVNFFGALEMTKGLLPLLRRSSGRIVTVSSPAGDMPFPCLAAYGTSKAALALLMGNFSCELLPWGVKVSIIQPACFKTESVKDVHQWEERKQQLLATLPQELLQAYGEDYIEHLNGQFLHSLSQALPDLSPVVDAITDALLAAQPRRRYYPGHGLGLIYFIHYYLPEGLRQRFLQSFFISPYVPRALQAGQPGLTSARDIAQDQGPRLDPSPTAQ